The Candidatus Krumholzibacteriia bacterium genomic interval CGGCGGGCCCGGCCCCGGGCCGCCGCACCGAGGGGCGCACCGGCTGGGCTCACGGCCGTATCCTGCGCAATGGCAAGCTCTTGGGTGTGTAGTGAACTTGTGCTGCCACCTTGACCGTCGCCCTCGCGGGACCTAGTCTGCAGCTTCGATCCCCCTGCTCCGGCCTGCGCGCGCCCCGAACCAACGCGCGCCTCGCGCCGACCAAGACATCCGGGGCCTTCCGATGAATACCGACAAGGATTGCCTGTTCCTGCGCGCCGCGCGGCGCGAGACGACGCCGCGTCCCCCCGTGTGGATGATGCGGCAGGCGGGGCGCTACCTGCCCGAGTACCGGGCCGTGCGCGAGACCGCGAGCTTCCTGGATCTCTGCCATCAGCCCGACCTGGCGGTCGAGGTCACCATGCAGCCGATCCGGCGCTACGATTTCGACGCCGCGATCATCTTCTCCGACATCCTCGTTCCCTGCATCCCCATGGGTGCGGACTTCGGATTCGGCGGGGGGCCGCCGCGCCTGGACGAACCCTTCGACACCCCCGAGGCCCTGGCCCGGTTGAAGGTCGTGGACGCGCGCAAGGACCTGCCGTGGATCCACGACGCGCTGGCCGGCGTGCGCGAGCAGCTCGACGCGTCGAAGGCCCTGCTCGGCTTCGCCGGCGCGCCGTTCACGCTGTTCTGCTACCTGGTCGAGGGCGAGGGCTCGAAGCTCTTTCCCAAGACCAAGTCGCTCATGTGGACGAACCCGAAGCTGGCCGACGAGATCCTCTCGATGCTCACCGAGCAGATCGGGGCGTACCTGGTCGAGCAGGTGCGTTCGGGGGCCGACGCGGTGCAGCTCTTCGACACCTGGGGCGGGCTGCTGCATCCGCAGGACTTCGAGACCTTCGCGTTGCCCTATGCGCGCAGGATCTTCGAGCGCGTCACGGCCGAGACCGGCGCGCCGATCATCTACTACGTGAACGGCAATCCGGCGCTGCTGCCGGCGCAGGCCGGCTCGGGATGCTCGATCGTCGGCGTCGACTGGCGCATGCCGCTCGATCAGGTCGCCGCGACCATTCCGGCCGACATCGGCATCCAGGGCAACCTCGACCCCATGCTCCTGTTGACCGATCCGGAAACCGTGCGCACGCGAACGCGTTCCATGATCGAGTCGCTCGGCGGACGACCGGGCTACATCTGCAACCTGGGACACGGTGTGACCCCGCCGACCCCACTCGAGAACGTCGCCGCGTTCGTCGACGCCGTGAAGTCGATGGCGCCCGCCGCAGAGGGGGAATCGCGATGACTTCCGAGGTCCGACGCGCGCTGCCCGAAGGGACCGAGGAACTGCTGGCGAAGTACGACCGCGCCGGCCCGCGCTACACGAGCTATCCCACCGCGCCCGCCTGGCGCGAGATGGGACCCGAAGACATGCGCGACGCCCTCCGTCGCTACGCTGCGGCCGACGACGCGGGAACGGCCCCTCCGTTGTCCCTGTACGTCCATGTCCCCTTCTGCGCCGAGCGGTGTCTGTACTGCGGATGCAACGTGGTGATCGCCCCGCGCGACAAGGTCAGTGAACCCTATCTCGACGCGCTCGACCAGGAGATCACGCTGCACGTGAAGGAGCTCGGCGCGCGCCGGCGGGTGAGCCAGTTGCACCTCGGCGGGGGCACGCCGACGTATCTGCAGCCCGCCCAGCTCGAGCGCATGATCGGCTGGCTGAAGGAGCGTTTCGAGTTCCTGCCCGACGCCGAGCTGTCGATCGAGGTCGACCCGGTGGTCACCACCGAGGACCACGTGCGCACCCTGCGGAAGATCGGCTTCAACCGGATC includes:
- the hemE gene encoding uroporphyrinogen decarboxylase codes for the protein MNTDKDCLFLRAARRETTPRPPVWMMRQAGRYLPEYRAVRETASFLDLCHQPDLAVEVTMQPIRRYDFDAAIIFSDILVPCIPMGADFGFGGGPPRLDEPFDTPEALARLKVVDARKDLPWIHDALAGVREQLDASKALLGFAGAPFTLFCYLVEGEGSKLFPKTKSLMWTNPKLADEILSMLTEQIGAYLVEQVRSGADAVQLFDTWGGLLHPQDFETFALPYARRIFERVTAETGAPIIYYVNGNPALLPAQAGSGCSIVGVDWRMPLDQVAATIPADIGIQGNLDPMLLLTDPETVRTRTRSMIESLGGRPGYICNLGHGVTPPTPLENVAAFVDAVKSMAPAAEGESR
- a CDS encoding radical SAM protein — its product is MTSEVRRALPEGTEELLAKYDRAGPRYTSYPTAPAWREMGPEDMRDALRRYAAADDAGTAPPLSLYVHVPFCAERCLYCGCNVVIAPRDKVSEPYLDALDQEITLHVKELGARRRVSQLHLGGGTPTYLQPAQLERMIGWLKERFEFLPDAELSIEVDPVVTTEDHVRTLRKIGFNRI